From the Cryptosporangium phraense genome, the window CGGAGGTCAGCGCGGACAGGCGCGCAGGGGTCAGGTCGTAGCGACGGAGCAGCGGCAGCGCGACCAGCATGATCACCGCGGGCAGCAGGCTGAAGCCGAGGACGATCGCGGTGTGGGCGCTGTCCGGCTGGTCACCGGCGTCGACGCCGGACCGGTACCCGCCGAGCTGCAGCACCAGCCCGAACACTCCCGGCCCGAGCGCCAGCCCCAGCGTCTCCCCGCCCGTCCAGAGCCCGGTGAACACGCCGGCCTGCCGACGCCCGGTGACCGCCTCGTCGGCCGCGATGGTGTCCGGCAGCATCGCCAGCCCGAAGACCTGCTGCCCGGCGTACCCGCACCCGACGACCGCGGTCGCCACCAGCACGAGCGCCAGTACCGAGCCGGCCAGGAACGCCAGCCCGATCAGCAGCCCGCCGGCCGCGAACACCGCCGAGGCGATCACGTACCCCGACCGTTTCCCGATCCGGGCCCCGACCCGCTCCCACACCGGCATCACGATCAGCGCCGGCCCGACGAAACACACGAACAGCAACGACGTCGCCGACGAGTCACCCAGCGGCCCCGCGGCCACGTAGTCCGTCCCGGCGAGCATGACGCCGATCCCCACCGCCTGGACGACGAAGCAGGCCAGCAGCAGCGCGAACGGCCGGTTCGCCCGGGCCACCGCCAGCTGACGCCGCAGCGAGGGCTCACTCTCCTGCACCGTCCCGACCGGCGCCCGTCGCGTCCCCCAGAACGACGCGAGCGCACCGACGGCGATCAGCACCGCCACGGCGAGCCCAGCCACCCGGTAGCCGGCCAGACCACCACCGGCCGCATCACGCAGCGCGGGGGCCACCGCCCCGGAGGCCAGA encodes:
- a CDS encoding MFS transporter — protein: MTVTPVYRLDRGTRIGYSAGSLVNGAFGTVPGLLLLPYLTDTLAVAAGLAGLLVLLPKAWDVVLNPIAGRISDRTTSRWGARRPYLLVGGLGTAVTFAALFAGPFSGSAGAVYVTVAFLATATTFAFFQVPYVAMPAEITAGTTDPYAARTRLMTWRIAVLALAILASGAVAPALRDAAGGGLAGYRVAGLAVAVLIAVGALASFWGTRRAPVGTVQESEPSLRRQLAVARANRPFALLLACFVVQAVGIGVMLAGTDYVAAGPLGDSSATSLLFVCFVGPALIVMPVWERVGARIGKRSGYVIASAVFAAGGLLIGLAFLAGSVLALVLVATAVVGCGYAGQQVFGLAMLPDTIAADEAVTGRRQAGVFTGLWTGGETLGLALGPGVFGLVLQLGGYRSGVDAGDQPDSAHTAIVLGFSLLPAVIMLVALPLLRRYDLTPARLSALTSGES